In one Bacteroidota bacterium genomic region, the following are encoded:
- a CDS encoding HAMP domain-containing sensor histidine kinase, with amino-acid sequence MRSFNTRLSLLFLALVLVLTAALGVVGLRTAVAVTEETEQRLNRTLASDLAVQFQPYLHDAIDHDAIEEKITYLVGINPRIDLYLLGGDGMIKAGYVHTEADAAPTMQFVDTAPLDAFMAGASAPIRNADPLDPDRRVPFSVAPVAIMGEQGCYLYVVLGGQRYESVAGLVAESGIARAAVGGIGLVLLATLLVGLLAFAFLTRPLRRMEDSVAAFAGGHLDRRLRTDAPRLTQRTDELGALARAFDGQADTLVANLDELSRTDQLRRDLVANISHDLRSPLASVQGYLETIRLKLGTADEATLSRYLDTALRNTARLNRLVAQLFELSKLDAHQVQPRPEPFAMTDLVQDVAMQIAPRAEAAGITLETDLPDAAPMTHADIGLVERALVNLLDNALQHTPTGGTVRLVAKTEADGVRVRVSDTGAGIPAADLPHIFERFYRAEKARTTGGDLSKTGAGLGLAITKKLVELHGGTLSVQSAVNRGTTFSFLLPAWRTERLAVG; translated from the coding sequence ATGCGCTCCTTCAACACCCGCCTCTCGCTCCTCTTCCTCGCGCTCGTGCTCGTGCTCACGGCGGCACTCGGCGTGGTCGGGCTGCGCACCGCCGTCGCGGTCACCGAGGAGACCGAGCAGCGCCTCAACCGCACGCTCGCGTCTGACCTCGCGGTGCAGTTCCAGCCCTACCTCCACGACGCCATCGACCACGACGCCATCGAGGAGAAAATCACTTACCTCGTGGGCATCAACCCGCGCATCGACCTCTACCTGCTCGGCGGCGACGGGATGATCAAGGCGGGCTACGTCCATACCGAGGCCGACGCGGCACCCACGATGCAGTTCGTGGACACGGCGCCCCTCGATGCGTTCATGGCGGGGGCTTCGGCGCCGATCCGCAATGCCGATCCGCTCGACCCCGACCGCCGGGTGCCGTTCTCCGTTGCGCCGGTGGCTATCATGGGCGAGCAGGGGTGCTACCTCTACGTCGTGCTCGGTGGGCAGCGCTACGAGTCGGTTGCCGGGCTGGTCGCCGAGAGCGGCATCGCGCGAGCGGCGGTGGGTGGCATCGGGCTGGTGCTGCTTGCGACGCTGCTCGTAGGCCTACTCGCGTTCGCGTTCCTGACGCGCCCGCTCCGGCGGATGGAGGACAGCGTCGCGGCCTTCGCGGGCGGTCACCTCGACCGGCGCCTCCGTACGGATGCGCCCCGCCTCACGCAGCGTACGGACGAACTTGGCGCGCTCGCCCGCGCGTTTGACGGGCAGGCCGATACGCTCGTCGCCAACCTCGACGAACTCAGCCGCACCGATCAGCTCCGCCGTGACCTCGTGGCGAACATCTCGCACGACCTACGCAGCCCGCTTGCCTCGGTGCAGGGCTACCTGGAGACGATCCGCCTCAAGCTCGGTACGGCCGACGAGGCGACGCTGTCGCGCTACCTCGACACGGCGCTGCGCAACACGGCGCGCCTGAACCGCCTCGTGGCACAGCTCTTTGAGCTCTCGAAGCTTGACGCGCACCAGGTGCAGCCGCGCCCTGAGCCGTTCGCGATGACCGACCTCGTGCAGGACGTGGCGATGCAGATCGCGCCCCGCGCCGAGGCGGCTGGGATCACGCTCGAAACCGACCTCCCCGACGCCGCGCCGATGACGCACGCCGACATCGGGCTCGTCGAGCGCGCGCTCGTGAACCTCCTCGACAATGCGCTCCAGCACACGCCCACGGGCGGCACGGTGCGGCTCGTCGCCAAGACGGAGGCCGACGGCGTGCGCGTGCGCGTGTCGGACACCGGCGCTGGCATCCCTGCCGCCGACCTGCCGCACATCTTCGAGCGCTTCTACCGCGCCGAGAAGGCCCGCACTACCGGCGGCGACCTCTCGAAGACGGGTGCAGGCCTCGGCCTCGCGATCACAAAGAAGCTCGTGGAACTCCACGGCGGCACGCTGTCCGTCCAGAGCGCCGTCAACCGCGGGACGACGTTCAGCTTCCTGCTCCCCGCCTGGCGCACGGAGCGGCTCGCGGTGGGATAA
- a CDS encoding DUF1080 domain-containing protein, translating into MRSSLALLLALVAAACLPPVSSTESLVPMSDAIPRASDWRQHDTTRPAPDRVAPAPSRLPTPAPADATVLIPADGGSTEAFRATWESPGGNVPPWVVEDGAVVVVPSSGPIQTRRSFGDLQLHIEWQAADEPEKTSQDRSNSGVFLLDGRYEVQILDTYDNATYPDGMAGAIYGQYPPLANALRPSDEWQSYDLFFRGPRFSDDGTVLESARLTVLINGVLVQNNELLPGMTIWMQSLPYEPHPSRGAIQLQDHGSPVRFRNLWVRETPARPAPPAGYTDIAAVDVSDADLARLVGRYERGPGDLFVIEDTPDGLALSMPWRSGLLPMVPLSPTRFQLQHTAAVLTFGLDADSQPTGLVVEMGGGTYPATRVVE; encoded by the coding sequence ATGCGCTCTTCGCTTGCCCTGCTGCTCGCCCTCGTCGCGGCGGCCTGCCTCCCGCCCGTCTCGTCCACGGAGTCCCTCGTGCCGATGTCCGACGCTATCCCCCGCGCCTCCGACTGGCGGCAGCACGACACCACGCGCCCCGCGCCTGACCGCGTCGCACCAGCCCCCTCACGCCTGCCAACGCCCGCGCCCGCCGACGCGACCGTCCTCATCCCCGCCGATGGCGGCTCCACGGAGGCGTTCCGAGCGACGTGGGAGTCTCCGGGCGGCAACGTCCCGCCGTGGGTCGTGGAGGACGGGGCCGTCGTGGTGGTGCCCAGCAGCGGGCCGATCCAGACGCGGCGGTCGTTCGGCGACCTCCAGCTGCACATCGAGTGGCAGGCGGCGGACGAGCCGGAGAAGACGAGCCAGGACCGCAGCAACAGCGGCGTCTTCCTCCTCGACGGGCGCTACGAGGTGCAGATCCTCGACACGTACGACAACGCGACCTATCCCGACGGCATGGCGGGCGCGATCTACGGGCAGTACCCGCCCCTCGCCAACGCGCTGCGGCCCTCGGACGAATGGCAGAGCTACGACCTCTTCTTCCGCGGCCCGCGCTTCAGCGACGACGGGACCGTGCTCGAATCGGCGCGGCTGACGGTGCTCATCAACGGCGTCCTCGTGCAGAACAACGAACTGCTGCCCGGCATGACGATCTGGATGCAGTCGCTCCCGTACGAGCCGCACCCGAGCAGGGGCGCGATCCAGTTGCAGGACCACGGCAGCCCCGTTCGCTTCCGCAACCTGTGGGTCCGCGAGACGCCCGCGCGCCCCGCCCCCCCAGCAGGCTACACCGATATCGCTGCGGTGGACGTTTCCGATGCTGACCTCGCGCGCCTCGTCGGCCGCTACGAACGCGGCCCCGGCGACCTCTTCGTGATCGAGGACACCCCGGACGGCCTCGCCCTCTCGATGCCGTGGCGCTCGGGCCTGCTCCCGATGGTCCCGCTCTCGCCGACGCGCTTCCAACTCCAACACACCGCAGCCGTGCTCACCTTCGGCCTCGACGCCGACAGCCAGCCCACCGGCCTCGTGGTGGAGATGGGCGGCGGCACCTACCCGGCGACGCGTGTCGTGGAGTAG
- a CDS encoding MMPL family transporter — MDRLFAALRPAFRWLVRHPALVLLAGLALAVAGVLGARTLKIDTDFANLLPDDNPTVQALERLRDTLGGESTVEVAVQSPSFDANVTFAEAFIERALALRQPSGEPYLTRAELRTDTEFLDNNGLYFATEDELDDLTFFLEDEIEQARLDANPFFFDPLADDEFDDLAAEDEDAEDERAASLEQLRVTEYRTSPDSTVLAFSLYPGGSQTDGAYVSGLYAKLDSLGAALGPTFHPEMTMAAAGRVLRQQVEIRAITDDVAASFGAGVSAVLIAVLLYFLYKGVQARTGGRFALSTHWRVFLSELARLPATALVIAVPLLMSLAWTFGIASVVFGTLNLMTSTLGLVLFGLGIDYGIHFFARYTEERGAGRSVEDAAEETFVSTGQAIAVSAFTTAAALYVLTIADFRGFSEFGFIGGTGILLALVTMLTMLPAMLALLEKLGALKLEARETTIAPEVVSSGKPFPAAKALVIASFVAVFLALVALPRVAFEYDFGALEPTYEAYEERASLLREISAGGDGRRNPAYVLTGDADAVPQVAAAVEALVADSVAGADSLVLDVESLQERYPSTDEAAADRLARLDEIRALTNDPFLRQDTTGNVARIRQAASTTEAIPLDAVPADLRAQFTTKQGELGTFVLIYPAVGLSDARNSMAFGDAIGEIETEDGTTYQAASTSLVAAEMLRTMLAESPLMVGLTFLLIALLMFAVFRSPVWTALALLPLVVGVLWMLGVMELTGVKLTFYNLVVLPAILGIGNDAGVHLVHRYREEGPGSIRRVLRSTGEHVAMGAITTMIGFAGLLLSFHPGLRSIGVLAVIGILATLAAALFFLPALLQWRENRGADRVEDVEVGGTAS; from the coding sequence GTGGACCGACTCTTCGCCGCCCTGCGCCCGGCCTTTCGCTGGCTCGTCCGCCACCCCGCCCTCGTGCTGCTTGCCGGGTTGGCCCTCGCCGTCGCGGGCGTCCTCGGCGCGCGCACGCTCAAGATCGACACCGACTTCGCCAACCTGCTGCCGGACGACAACCCGACCGTGCAGGCACTCGAACGGCTCCGCGACACACTCGGCGGCGAGTCGACGGTCGAGGTGGCCGTCCAGAGCCCGTCGTTCGACGCCAACGTCACCTTCGCCGAGGCGTTCATCGAGCGTGCGCTCGCGCTCCGGCAGCCGTCGGGCGAGCCCTACCTCACGCGCGCCGAGCTGCGCACCGACACCGAGTTCCTCGACAACAACGGCCTCTACTTCGCGACCGAGGACGAACTCGACGACCTCACGTTCTTCCTCGAAGACGAGATCGAGCAGGCGCGGCTCGACGCGAACCCGTTCTTCTTCGACCCGCTCGCCGACGACGAGTTCGACGACCTTGCGGCGGAAGACGAGGACGCCGAGGACGAGCGCGCAGCGTCGCTCGAACAGCTGCGAGTGACGGAGTATCGCACCTCACCCGACTCGACGGTGCTGGCGTTCTCGCTCTACCCCGGCGGCTCGCAGACCGACGGCGCGTACGTCTCCGGCCTCTACGCCAAGCTCGACTCGCTCGGCGCCGCCCTGGGACCCACCTTCCACCCCGAGATGACGATGGCGGCGGCGGGGCGCGTGCTCCGGCAGCAGGTCGAGATCCGCGCGATCACCGACGACGTGGCGGCCTCGTTCGGCGCAGGCGTCTCGGCGGTGCTGATCGCGGTGCTGCTCTACTTCCTCTACAAGGGCGTGCAGGCGCGCACGGGCGGACGGTTTGCGCTGTCGACTCATTGGCGCGTCTTCCTCTCCGAGCTCGCGCGGCTCCCGGCGACGGCGCTCGTGATCGCGGTGCCGCTCCTGATGAGCCTCGCTTGGACGTTTGGCATCGCATCCGTCGTGTTCGGGACGCTCAACCTGATGACCTCGACGCTCGGGCTCGTCCTCTTCGGATTGGGCATCGACTACGGCATCCACTTCTTCGCGCGCTACACCGAAGAGCGCGGCGCGGGACGCTCGGTCGAGGACGCCGCCGAGGAGACGTTCGTGAGCACCGGCCAGGCCATCGCCGTCTCAGCGTTCACCACGGCGGCGGCGCTCTACGTGCTCACCATCGCCGACTTCCGGGGCTTCAGCGAGTTTGGCTTTATCGGCGGGACGGGCATCCTGCTCGCGCTCGTGACGATGCTCACGATGCTGCCCGCGATGCTGGCGCTCCTGGAGAAGCTCGGGGCGCTCAAGCTGGAGGCTCGGGAAACGACCATCGCTCCGGAGGTCGTCTCGTCTGGGAAGCCATTCCCCGCCGCGAAGGCCCTCGTGATTGCGAGCTTCGTGGCGGTGTTCTTGGCGCTGGTGGCGCTGCCGCGCGTCGCGTTTGAGTACGACTTCGGCGCGCTAGAGCCGACGTACGAGGCCTACGAAGAACGCGCGTCGCTCCTCCGCGAGATCAGCGCGGGCGGCGATGGGCGGCGCAACCCCGCCTACGTGCTCACGGGCGACGCCGACGCCGTGCCGCAGGTCGCCGCCGCCGTCGAGGCGCTCGTCGCGGACAGCGTGGCCGGGGCCGACTCGCTCGTGCTCGACGTGGAGAGCCTGCAGGAGCGCTACCCGTCCACCGACGAAGCCGCCGCCGACCGCCTCGCGCGCCTCGACGAGATCCGCGCGCTCACGAACGACCCGTTCCTGCGCCAGGACACGACGGGCAACGTCGCCCGCATCCGGCAGGCGGCGAGCACCACCGAGGCCATCCCGCTCGACGCCGTGCCCGCCGACCTCCGCGCGCAGTTCACCACGAAGCAGGGCGAACTCGGCACGTTCGTGCTCATCTACCCGGCTGTGGGTCTTTCCGACGCTCGCAACTCGATGGCCTTCGGCGACGCGATTGGCGAGATCGAGACCGAAGATGGAACCACCTATCAGGCCGCCTCGACGTCGCTCGTGGCGGCGGAGATGCTGCGCACGATGCTCGCCGAGAGTCCGCTGATGGTCGGGCTGACGTTCCTACTGATCGCCCTGCTCATGTTTGCGGTGTTCCGGTCGCCGGTGTGGACGGCGCTCGCGCTGCTACCGCTCGTGGTCGGCGTGCTGTGGATGCTCGGCGTGATGGAGTTGACAGGCGTGAAGCTGACGTTCTACAACCTCGTCGTCCTCCCCGCCATCCTCGGCATCGGCAACGACGCGGGCGTGCACCTCGTCCACCGCTACAGAGAGGAAGGCCCCGGCTCGATCCGCCGCGTCCTCCGCTCCACGGGCGAGCACGTGGCGATGGGCGCGATCACGACGATGATCGGCTTTGCGGGGCTGCTACTCTCGTTCCACCCGGGCCTCCGCTCGATCGGCGTGCTGGCCGTGATCGGCATTCTAGCAACGCTCGCGGCGGCGCTGTTCTTCCTCCCGGCGCTCCTGCAGTGGAGAGAAAACCGGGGTGCGGATCGTGTTGAGGATGTGGAAGTTGGAGGAACTGCGTCCTGA
- a CDS encoding response regulator transcription factor translates to MSTPASIRPASILIVEDDPDIAELLKIHLGDLGYAVTHRADGNAGLAAARTGRHALVLLDLMLPGLDGMEVCKRIRQTDPHLPILMLTAKSEELDKVLGLELGADDYLTKPFSVRELLARVKALFRRIDVDQRAAEAEEATPTRLRYGALAIDPVKRRATLDEEPLDLTAKEWELLLLFGQNPGRVYSRQELLDLVWGYQYDGYSHTVNSHINRLRGKIEADPSNPQFIRTLRGLGYRFADAAEVTSE, encoded by the coding sequence ATGTCCACGCCCGCTTCCATCCGCCCGGCCTCCATCCTCATCGTTGAAGACGACCCCGACATCGCTGAGCTGCTGAAAATCCACCTCGGCGACCTCGGCTACGCCGTCACGCACCGCGCCGATGGCAACGCCGGGCTGGCGGCCGCACGTACCGGTCGCCACGCCCTCGTACTGCTCGACCTCATGCTGCCCGGCCTCGACGGCATGGAGGTCTGCAAGCGCATCCGGCAGACCGACCCGCACCTGCCGATCCTCATGCTCACGGCCAAGTCCGAGGAGCTCGACAAGGTGCTCGGCCTCGAGCTCGGCGCCGACGACTACCTCACGAAGCCGTTCAGCGTCCGCGAACTGCTCGCCCGCGTCAAGGCGCTCTTCCGCCGCATCGACGTCGACCAGCGCGCCGCTGAAGCCGAGGAAGCCACCCCGACGCGGCTGCGATACGGCGCGCTCGCCATCGACCCGGTGAAGCGCCGCGCCACGCTCGACGAGGAGCCGCTCGACCTCACGGCGAAGGAGTGGGAACTGCTGCTGCTCTTCGGGCAAAACCCCGGCCGCGTCTATAGCCGCCAGGAGTTGCTCGACCTCGTGTGGGGCTACCAGTACGACGGCTATAGCCACACGGTCAACTCGCACATCAATCGCCTGCGTGGCAAGATCGAGGCGGACCCCTCGAACCCCCAGTTCATCCGCACCCTGCGCGGGCTCGGGTATCGGTTCGCTGATGCCGCAGAGGTGACTAGCGAATAA
- a CDS encoding GIY-YIG nuclease family protein, translated as MKDRPRTIQIFLPDGNPRSVRIAEITSRTVHAVEVPRGSFEVAKGRDELRQVGLYFLFGEDESRAKPLVYIGESEDCYTRLLQHHQGKDFWSRAVAVTSKTLRFDKAQVRWLEWHAIREATRIGRFTTKNATAPSEPYITEPVQADLLDSFDTIRVLLGTLGFPLFEEVVQPKREREVFFCRGRGVEGKGLYTEDGLLVLAGSQAAKTVTPSSQGKYPERIRMRLLASGVLSDEDEAFVFQEDHTFDTPSGASDAILGRGSNGWTSWKDEQGRTLDEVKRRPLTADSLAE; from the coding sequence ATGAAGGACCGCCCTCGCACCATTCAGATCTTTCTGCCAGACGGTAATCCTCGTAGCGTCCGAATCGCCGAGATCACGAGTCGCACGGTTCATGCCGTTGAGGTTCCTCGCGGCAGCTTCGAGGTCGCCAAGGGGAGAGACGAGTTGCGCCAAGTGGGCCTCTACTTCCTGTTTGGGGAGGACGAGAGTCGCGCAAAGCCTCTCGTCTATATCGGCGAAAGTGAGGACTGTTACACCCGTCTTCTCCAACACCACCAGGGAAAAGACTTCTGGTCGCGAGCCGTTGCGGTCACCAGCAAAACGTTGCGCTTCGACAAGGCGCAGGTGCGTTGGCTGGAGTGGCACGCGATCCGGGAGGCAACCCGCATAGGACGGTTCACGACGAAGAATGCTACGGCTCCATCGGAGCCGTACATCACCGAGCCCGTCCAGGCCGACCTGCTCGACAGCTTCGATACGATCCGCGTCCTCTTAGGCACTCTTGGGTTTCCACTATTCGAGGAGGTCGTTCAGCCCAAGCGCGAGAGGGAGGTATTTTTCTGCCGAGGTCGAGGGGTTGAGGGAAAGGGGCTATACACGGAGGACGGGTTGCTGGTGCTGGCTGGTTCTCAGGCTGCCAAGACGGTCACGCCTTCCTCGCAGGGGAAGTATCCCGAGCGAATCCGGATGCGGCTCCTCGCAAGCGGCGTGCTCTCCGATGAGGACGAGGCCTTCGTGTTCCAAGAGGACCACACGTTCGATACTCCCAGCGGTGCCTCAGACGCCATTCTGGGCCGGGGTTCGAACGGGTGGACATCGTGGAAAGACGAGCAGGGCCGTACGCTGGACGAGGTAAAGCGGCGGCCACTCACGGCTGACAGCCTGGCTGAATAG